One Fuerstiella marisgermanici DNA window includes the following coding sequences:
- the dapB gene encoding 4-hydroxy-tetrahydrodipicolinate reductase gives MPDLLKIAVNGAAGRMGQRITALTIADPELELSAALEYAASPQQGHDAGEVCGAGKCGVTISSELVHRVDAVIDFSLPEALDSILPACEERQIPLVIATTGYTDAQREQIAAAANSTPIVMAPSMSMAVNLVMKLVSDAARVLKDNTDGVDVEIIERHHRFKEDAPSGTALHFGKLVAEQMGQENHIHGRSGRPGQRPHNEIGYHALRTGDNVGEHTIVFGMMGETIDLTVRGHTRDSYAYGALAAAKFVASQKAGLYSMNDVLGL, from the coding sequence ATGCCGGACCTACTTAAAATCGCCGTCAACGGGGCTGCTGGCCGCATGGGACAGCGGATCACCGCGCTAACGATTGCCGACCCGGAACTGGAACTATCCGCAGCTTTGGAATACGCCGCCAGCCCTCAGCAGGGGCACGATGCCGGTGAAGTATGCGGCGCCGGCAAATGCGGCGTGACGATCAGTTCTGAGCTGGTTCACCGTGTGGACGCGGTCATCGATTTTTCGTTGCCTGAAGCACTCGACAGCATTCTGCCCGCCTGCGAAGAGCGCCAGATTCCGTTGGTGATCGCCACAACCGGCTACACGGATGCTCAGCGAGAACAAATCGCGGCAGCGGCAAACAGCACGCCGATCGTCATGGCTCCCAGCATGAGCATGGCCGTCAATCTGGTGATGAAGCTTGTCTCCGATGCGGCTCGCGTGCTGAAAGACAACACGGACGGCGTCGACGTCGAAATCATCGAACGCCACCATCGTTTCAAAGAAGACGCTCCCAGCGGCACGGCGTTACATTTCGGCAAACTTGTGGCCGAACAGATGGGGCAGGAAAACCACATCCACGGACGCAGCGGCCGACCGGGTCAACGGCCTCACAACGAAATCGGCTACCACGCATTGCGAACCGGTGACAACGTCGGCGAACACACAATTGTGTTCGGCATGATGGGTGAAACCATCGACCTGACCGTGCGTGGACATACCCGAGACAGCTATGCCTACGGCGCACTGGCAGCCGCCAAGTTCGTCGCTTCGCAGAAAGCCGGCCTGTACTCCATGAACGACGTCCTCGGCCTCTAG
- a CDS encoding citrate synthase, translated as MTTASLSLDGKNYELPVVTGTEGEVGVDIGKLRAQSAAITLDPGFTSTGACESKICFIDGEKGILRYRGYPIEQLAEKSDFVEVAWLLLYGELPNADQLKKFRGQLTYHSMIHEDMKKFFEGFPNNAHPMAILSAMVASLSTYYPESETEEHHDENIARLIAKVRTLATYAYKKSIGQPLTYPQNKLRYAENFLHMMFAVPCEEYTVNPIMAKALNMLLILHADHEQNCSTSTVRMVGSSRANIFASISAGICALWGPLHGGANQAVLEMLEMIENDGGDYKKWVQKAKDKDDGFRLMGFGHRVYKNFDPRATILRKMCEEVLAELHIDDPLLQIAENLEKVALEDEYFVSRKLYPNVDFYSGILYRAMGIPTNMFTVMFSIGRLPGWLAHWKELRDEDSRIYRPRQVYTGATERDYVPMENR; from the coding sequence ATGACCACGGCCAGTCTTTCTCTGGACGGTAAGAACTACGAATTGCCCGTTGTCACAGGCACCGAAGGCGAAGTGGGCGTCGACATCGGCAAACTGCGCGCTCAGTCTGCCGCAATCACGCTGGACCCGGGATTCACGAGTACCGGAGCGTGTGAAAGCAAAATCTGCTTTATCGATGGCGAAAAAGGCATCCTGCGTTACCGCGGCTACCCCATTGAGCAGCTGGCAGAGAAGTCGGACTTTGTCGAAGTTGCCTGGCTGTTGCTGTATGGTGAACTTCCCAACGCCGACCAACTGAAGAAGTTTCGAGGTCAGCTGACCTATCACAGCATGATCCACGAAGACATGAAAAAGTTCTTCGAAGGATTCCCCAATAACGCTCACCCGATGGCGATTTTGTCCGCCATGGTCGCTTCGCTGTCGACCTACTATCCGGAAAGCGAAACGGAAGAACACCACGACGAAAACATCGCTCGGCTAATCGCCAAGGTCCGTACACTCGCGACATACGCCTACAAGAAATCGATCGGCCAGCCGCTCACCTACCCTCAAAACAAGCTCCGCTACGCAGAGAATTTTCTGCACATGATGTTTGCGGTCCCGTGTGAAGAATACACGGTGAACCCCATCATGGCGAAAGCTCTGAACATGCTGCTGATTTTGCACGCCGACCACGAGCAAAACTGCAGCACGTCCACCGTGCGAATGGTGGGCAGCAGTCGAGCCAACATTTTCGCCTCAATTTCAGCTGGCATCTGTGCGTTGTGGGGACCTCTGCACGGCGGAGCGAACCAAGCGGTTCTGGAAATGCTGGAGATGATTGAGAACGATGGCGGCGATTACAAGAAGTGGGTTCAGAAGGCCAAGGACAAGGACGATGGCTTCCGCCTGATGGGCTTCGGCCACCGCGTCTACAAGAACTTTGATCCGCGAGCCACCATTCTTCGCAAGATGTGTGAAGAAGTGCTGGCCGAGCTGCACATCGACGATCCTTTGCTGCAAATCGCCGAGAACCTCGAAAAAGTGGCTCTTGAAGACGAGTACTTCGTCAGCCGCAAGCTGTATCCGAACGTCGACTTTTACAGTGGCATCCTGTATCGAGCGATGGGGATTCCGACAAACATGTTCACCGTGATGTTCTCAATCGGTCGTCTGCCTGGCTGGCTGGCTCACTGGAAAGAACTCCGCGATGAAGACAGCCGCATCTATCGCCCTCGCCAGGTTTATACGGGGGCCACAGAACGCGATTACGTTCCGATGGAAAACAGGTGA
- a CDS encoding multiheme c-type cytochrome gives MGRSMAVATDDVPPVTGEASRFRVRPSDHADYDFEYVAFLKDKTFIHRETAIDRGSKQQIYQHDEVVDFVVGSGTRGKSYLINHGGVLMLSPLTWYTQGHRWDLSPGYERQNRHFQRRIVDGCVQCHASRVASRPESTHLFEEKPFHELAIGCERCHGPGEDHIEFHSLAHLPADQTDPITNPSDLDNQLRDHVCLQCHLIGESRLLRYGRTDFDFRPGDRVTDVWTTFMKGAVVDADQTAEAVSQVEQMLSSTCHQNSADFGCVTCHDPHRQPAESEKHSFYRSRCLKCHENQDSQCSESFAVREAIENADSCISCHMQSLEANDVPHLSQTDHRILRRPQVKTDQQTQSTHYEVRIFGLENAQISEEEVDRAHAIFMSQTAEEKKSTLMAAQAIPKLEEWVENVPDDLPALDALGAAYSLLDDDGATERTWRAGLNQKPTDERFLRRLFLHYHDHGRTDEAIRIGLRLLEVNARDPEYLGRMAHLLGQKGQLTRAVEYAERAVQIDPQAERVHSWLVDAYLALGDKEASDRHASIAKQLSK, from the coding sequence ATGGGGCGTTCCATGGCTGTCGCGACGGATGACGTTCCTCCAGTTACCGGTGAAGCGTCGCGATTTCGTGTCCGGCCGAGTGATCACGCCGATTACGACTTCGAATACGTGGCGTTTCTGAAGGATAAGACATTCATCCATCGGGAAACGGCGATTGATCGCGGCTCGAAACAGCAAATCTATCAACATGATGAAGTAGTTGACTTCGTGGTAGGCTCGGGAACCCGGGGAAAGTCTTATCTCATCAACCACGGCGGAGTGCTGATGCTGTCACCACTCACCTGGTACACGCAGGGGCACCGGTGGGATCTTTCGCCTGGTTACGAGCGGCAGAATCGTCATTTCCAGCGAAGAATTGTCGACGGTTGCGTTCAGTGTCATGCGTCTCGCGTCGCAAGTCGGCCTGAATCCACTCATTTGTTTGAAGAGAAGCCGTTCCATGAACTCGCGATAGGGTGCGAGCGCTGTCATGGGCCGGGCGAAGACCACATTGAGTTTCATTCTTTGGCTCACCTGCCAGCAGATCAAACCGACCCAATTACCAACCCGTCCGATCTGGACAACCAGCTGCGCGACCACGTCTGTCTGCAATGCCACCTCATCGGCGAATCTCGTCTGCTGCGTTACGGTCGAACCGACTTCGATTTCCGTCCCGGTGATCGAGTAACGGACGTCTGGACAACGTTCATGAAAGGAGCGGTCGTCGACGCAGACCAGACAGCTGAGGCGGTGAGCCAGGTGGAGCAGATGTTATCCTCTACTTGCCATCAAAACAGTGCTGATTTTGGGTGCGTTACCTGTCACGACCCGCATCGCCAGCCAGCCGAATCGGAAAAGCACAGCTTCTATCGAAGCCGGTGTTTAAAATGCCACGAAAACCAGGACTCCCAGTGCAGCGAAAGCTTCGCAGTTCGCGAGGCGATTGAAAACGCTGACTCTTGCATCTCCTGCCACATGCAAAGCCTCGAGGCGAATGACGTTCCCCACCTTTCTCAGACCGACCACCGCATACTGAGACGTCCGCAGGTTAAAACAGATCAGCAAACTCAATCTACACACTACGAAGTAAGAATTTTCGGTTTGGAGAATGCTCAGATCTCCGAAGAGGAAGTTGATCGTGCCCACGCGATTTTCATGTCGCAGACCGCTGAGGAAAAAAAGAGCACGTTGATGGCAGCTCAGGCAATTCCAAAGCTGGAAGAGTGGGTTGAAAACGTCCCGGACGATCTTCCCGCCCTTGATGCGCTGGGCGCGGCATATTCACTACTTGACGATGATGGGGCAACAGAGAGAACATGGCGGGCCGGTCTGAATCAGAAACCAACTGACGAGCGTTTCCTGAGGCGACTGTTTCTTCATTACCACGACCACGGTCGTACCGATGAAGCCATCCGCATCGGCCTAAGATTGTTGGAAGTCAACGCGAGGGACCCAGAATACCTTGGTCGCATGGCGCACCTGCTGGGGCAGAAGGGTCAGTTGACAAGGGCGGTTGAGTATGCAGAACGAGCTGTGCAGATCGACCCGCAAGCCGAACGAGTTCACAGCTGGCTGGTTGACGCATATCTGGCACTTGGAGACAAAGAGGCTAGTGATCGACATGCATCGATAGCGAAACAGCTTTCTAAGTGA
- a CDS encoding CRTAC1 family protein, translated as MLNFLCRNLLLALNVTLLTLPCFLASGCVDSGTSAPAPFSNGRPPATKREGLSLTADLQPSDNPHDLPSPVSKPPIPFMDIAADVGVSFRFENGDSPKKLMPSATSGGCGWIDLDHDLWPDLVLPQGGSMETEAPELKDRVFRNIGGQHFRDCSEECLIAASDRCYGSGVSVADFDNDGFSDIYIANVGPDVLYRNLGDGTFQDVTNAAGINNTRWASSVAFGDLDNDGDADLYVCNYVDYDPRHPIPCLNADGLPTTCHPKHVGEIANVYFENDGDGTFSEVSNDRNLNAPGSKSLGVVIADLDRDQDLDVYVANDTEANHLFLNDGLGGFAENAIAAGAAASGQGHLQASMGIGVGDYDRNGLPDLYVTHFIDDSNTMYQNLGRGAFTDSTRESGLHQPCLPYLGFGTVMTDFDADGWQDLFIANGHIDDLRELAGSPWKMSAQILRFDGNLWTDVSRDSGDYFAEKWLGRGVAGGDYNRDGAIDLAVVHQNAPLGLLKNEAKLGNWLSLTPIGDMSSRTGVGLEVTVTQDDQQLIQQLCGGSSYCSAHEAAIYFGLGASGNLVSISARWPSGREFREENVEPNRHYHLSEKHGLLAQ; from the coding sequence GTGTTGAACTTTCTTTGCCGGAATTTGTTGCTTGCGTTAAACGTGACCCTGCTCACGCTGCCCTGCTTTCTAGCCAGCGGCTGCGTAGATTCAGGGACTTCAGCACCTGCCCCCTTCAGCAACGGTCGGCCACCAGCAACGAAGCGGGAGGGGCTAAGTCTGACTGCCGATCTGCAGCCATCAGATAACCCTCACGACTTACCGTCCCCTGTCAGTAAGCCTCCAATACCGTTCATGGATATCGCGGCGGATGTCGGCGTTTCGTTCCGTTTCGAGAACGGAGATTCGCCGAAGAAACTGATGCCGTCTGCCACTTCCGGAGGGTGCGGCTGGATCGACCTTGACCATGATTTGTGGCCGGATCTGGTGCTGCCGCAAGGCGGTTCTATGGAAACAGAAGCTCCGGAGCTAAAGGATCGGGTCTTCAGAAATATCGGTGGGCAACATTTCCGGGATTGTTCTGAAGAATGCCTGATTGCAGCTTCAGATCGGTGCTACGGTAGCGGGGTGTCGGTAGCGGACTTTGACAACGATGGATTCAGCGACATCTACATCGCGAATGTCGGCCCGGATGTGCTGTATCGAAATCTTGGTGACGGTACTTTTCAGGACGTCACGAACGCCGCTGGTATAAATAATACACGATGGGCATCCAGCGTTGCTTTCGGAGATCTGGATAATGATGGTGACGCTGACTTATACGTCTGCAATTACGTGGACTACGACCCGCGACATCCGATTCCGTGTCTGAATGCCGACGGACTTCCCACAACGTGCCATCCCAAGCACGTCGGTGAAATTGCCAACGTATACTTTGAGAATGATGGCGACGGCACCTTTTCGGAAGTTTCCAACGATAGAAATCTAAATGCTCCCGGCAGCAAAAGCCTTGGGGTGGTCATTGCAGACCTGGACCGGGACCAGGATTTGGATGTGTATGTTGCAAACGATACAGAAGCAAACCACCTGTTCCTTAACGATGGTCTAGGAGGCTTTGCGGAAAATGCAATTGCTGCAGGTGCTGCTGCAAGCGGTCAGGGCCACCTGCAGGCCAGCATGGGCATTGGGGTTGGTGACTATGACCGCAATGGCCTGCCCGACCTATACGTAACGCATTTTATTGATGATTCTAATACGATGTATCAGAATCTCGGTCGTGGCGCGTTTACTGACTCGACGCGGGAATCCGGCTTACACCAACCCTGCCTGCCGTATCTTGGGTTCGGCACGGTGATGACTGATTTTGATGCTGATGGATGGCAGGATCTATTCATCGCAAACGGCCACATCGACGACTTGCGCGAACTGGCCGGCTCACCCTGGAAAATGAGTGCTCAGATTCTGAGGTTTGATGGGAATTTGTGGACCGACGTGTCCAGGGATTCAGGCGATTACTTCGCTGAAAAATGGTTAGGACGCGGTGTCGCTGGTGGCGACTACAATCGAGACGGTGCGATAGACCTTGCCGTCGTGCACCAGAACGCTCCTCTCGGCTTGTTGAAGAATGAAGCTAAACTGGGAAACTGGCTATCTCTGACCCCTATCGGTGACATGAGCAGTCGGACGGGAGTCGGCCTTGAGGTGACCGTGACTCAGGACGATCAGCAGTTGATTCAGCAGCTTTGCGGAGGTTCGAGCTACTGTTCCGCTCATGAAGCGGCAATCTATTTCGGACTTGGGGCATCGGGAAATCTCGTTTCCATATCGGCTCGTTGGCCATCTGGAAGAGAATTTCGCGAGGAGAACGTCGAACCCAATCGTCATTATCACCTTTCTGAAAAGCACGGTTTGTTGGCGCAATGA